GCCGAGCGCAGCAGGTCCGGCCACGGCTATACCTCGTACACGATGCAGGGTGTCGGCGCCGGCGCGTACACCTATACGGTCACGGCCTTCCACGGCGATCCGGATCGGGAGCGGATCCTGCTCCTGTCGATCCTGCCGACGCTGGAGGACAGCCTCGACTGGTGGTGGTCGGCGCCGCTGGACTGAGCCGCCGACACGCCCGGAGTTACCGGCCGGAAGCCCGCTGCGGCCCTACCCTTTCGAAAGAGCGTGCGAAAGGCGAGGGATGCGGTGACGACAGTGGACAAGGTGCCGGCCGGGCTGCTCGACGATCTGCGCGACGGGGTGTCGTTCGCCCTGGAGGAACTCGACGAGATCCTCGCGGTGATGGCCGCCGAACAGGCCGAGGAGCGGCCGCGCGACGGCGAGCTGATCACCGCGCGGCTCGGGCTCGACGGCGAGCGGCCGGAAACACTGACGATGATCGGCGCGCGGTACGACCTGTCGCGAGATCGGGTGCGGCAGTTGTACACCCGCGCGGTGGGGCAGATGGTGCGGCGGGTGCAGGCCACCGGACATCCGGACGTGGGGTTGTTCGCGCGGCGGTATCCGGTCGGGTGGGGCGACGAGCGGCTGGTGCGGACGCTGCTGGGCGAGACCTACGTCACCGACAGCGATATCGCCGCACAGGATCTGGCCTATCTCAAGCTGCGGCTGGCCGGGCACGCGCTGATGGACGCGAAACGCATCGCGGGCTTCGTGTTCCAGCGCATCGCGGGCTGGCAGCAGCGCGGACGCTGGCATCCGGCCGAGCCGCGGCCGGTCGAACCGATTGCCGGGCAACTGGTTCCGCTGCTGCGCCGGGCCGAATGGCCGGGCGGAACCGCCGCCGGCCTGCCGGAACTGCCGATCCGCACCGTCGACGCCGGCGACGACGCGCGCGGTCACGTCTTCGCCGAGACCCTCGGCCGGGAGACCACTTTCGACACCGCGCTGGAAGCCCGTCTGCTGCGGATGCTGGACGAGAGCGAATCGGTGGCCACCTTCACCGAGCGGCCGATCGCGGTCGGCTACCGGCTCGACGACGTGCAACGGCTGCATCATCCCACCGTCGGCGCCCGGCTGACCGACGGGCGGGTACTGCTGATCGATGTGGTGCCGTTGGGCCGCTTGGCCTTTCACGGCAACCGCGCGAAGCTCGACGCCGCCCGGTCGCTGGCGCACGAGCACGGCTGGGGCTGGCTCGTGTTCACCGGCAGCCGGCTCGGCGTCCCGGATCTGTTGCACCACAACGTCGAGCCCCGCCGGGAGCACCCGCTGCGCAACCGCCTCGCGCGCGGCCCGCTGGACTGGGCGGAATTCCGCCGCTACCGCGAGGAGGCGGACCTGGACGTGATCGACGTGACCGCGCTGGCCCTGCGCCACGGATGGCGCTGGGAGCGCGGCCCGTTCCGGCTCGCTAGCGCTGGGCCAGGATCATCGCCGCCATGAGGAAGGTGACGACGATGAACACCGCGAACCAGGTGATCAGCTGCCAGTGCCGCACCGCCACCCGCTCGCGCTCGATCGCGTAGCGCAGGCCCGCGTCGACCCGATTGTGGTCGTCGAGGCGGCGGCGGGTGACGGCCAGCCGCTGCGCCACCTCCTCGGCCTCCACGAGATCCCGCTGCAGCCGGTCCAGCTGGCGTTCCTTCTTACGGGTCGCCCTGCGCGCCAGCGCCAGCGCGGTGCGCTGATGCACCAGCTCCCGGCGCTGCGCCGCGATGACGGCCGCCTGCGCGCTGGTGTGCTGCTCCCAATCGGTCACCGTGGCCCAACCTCCTGTGTCCTCGTCGCGAATGCCCCAGGCCACCCGGCCCGCGACCCAGTCCTCGATGAATTCGCGCAGCGTGTACGTGCGCGCCGAGGGTGTGGCCAGGCCGCTGTGGGTGAGCTCCAGCAGGCCCGCGGTCACCTGGTAGCCGCACCCGTCGGGGGCGAAGTCGTCGACGGCCATCGCCTGGATGCGCGGCACCCAGTAGCCGGGCGGGCACAGCCACAGCACCTCCTCGCAGCCGACCGCCCGCAAGCGCGTGGTGCGTTCCCTGGCCTGTTCCAAAGACACCGGGGCACTGCGTATTTCGATCGCACACAATCGAGATTCGCGGTGCCACAACAATCCTGCGGTCTGGGCGCCGAGCGGCTTGTCCACCTCGGCGTCGTCGGCGCCGCAGGCCAGCAGCCAGCCGCGCAACCAGTACTTCATCCGCTGCACGTCCCAGCGGCAGTCCCCGCAGTCGGGTTCGCGGCAGCGCTGCCCGGGGCGATGCCCGCGCGGATTCGGTTCGACCGCTGGAAGATTCAGAAGTTCCGGAGCGCGCTCGGTGGCGGCGACCGCCACCTGCGTGCGCCCGATCCCGGCCTGTTCCTTCGTGCTCACGCGACCACGCCCCTCACACACCCGTGCACCCGCGTCCCGTTCCGGTCCGCTACATCTAGATTGCCGCACAACCGAGTCCCATTCAGGGGATCCGGGCACCTTTTGTTACCCAACCGCTAGCCCGGCGTGACCATCTCCGTTCCGCGCCTGCGTATTCGGCGTCTCGCATAGCAGTGGGCTATCAACGATCCGGCCCCCGCTCCGCCGCACCGAACCGCCCGGCGGCGGCTACGCTGCGCAGATGGCCGCCGAATACATGTCTGTATCGTCACCGCTCCGCGCTGCGCGCGTGGCCAATTCGATGGCCTTCGCACTGCAGGGTTTCTTCCTCGCGGTGGTGCTCACGGAACTGCCGCAGGAGAAGGATCGGTTCCATCTCACCGACACCCTGATCCTGATCGCGGTCGTGCTGATCTCTCTGCTGGCGGCGGTGGGCAGTGTGCTCGCCGAACATCTGGCGGTGCGGTGGTCGAGCCGGGTGGCGTTGCGAATCGGGTTGGGCCTCATCGCCGTCACCGGCCTCGGCGCGGCGGTGTCGCCGAATACCGGGGTGCTGTTCGCCGCCCTCGGCGGATACGGCGTGGCGGTCGGCATCGTCGACGCCAGTACCAATATGCAGGCGGTGTTCATCCAGCACGGGTACGGCCGGATCGTGCTCTCGTCGTTCTACGGCGCCTGGAGCGCCGGTTCGATCCTCGGGGCGCTGTTCGTGGCCGGCTGCGAGAAGTTGCACGTGACGCTCGGGGCGGCGCTGGCCGCCGCCGCGCTCGTCGTCCTGGTCGCCGGGCAGGGGTTCGGGCCGCGGCTGCTCGGCACCCGGCAGGCCGAATCGGAACCCGGCGAGCAGGGCAAGGCGGGAATCCTGCCGCTGCGCGCCTATCTGGTGTTCGGCGTGGCGATGGCGCTGGTCTTCGCGATCGATCTGGCCGTGGGCAACTGGTCGGCGCTGTATCTGAAGGACGATCTGGCGGCGACGTCGGCGACGGCCGCGCTGGCCCTGGCCGCGTATCAGGGTGCGTCGCTGGTCACCCGGCTCACCGGCGACCTGTGGGTGCGGCGATTCGGGCCGCGCGTGGTGGTGCGGGTGTCGGCCCTGATCGGCGCGGTCGGGCTGGCGGTGGTGGTCGCGGCGCCGGGCCCGATCCCGGCCCTGATCGGATTCCTGATCGCGGGAATCGGATTGCCCGTGATCGCGCCGTTGTGTTTCAGCGAGGTCGGTGAGCTCACCGGCGGACGCGGACTGGACGCGGTGATCGCGCGGCTGAATCTGTTCAACTACGCGGGCACGCTGGTCGGCGGCGGGGTGGTCGGCGGGCTGGCGGATGCCACGACTCGCCGGGCGGGCTTCGCGATTCCACTGTTCTTCGCGGTGCTGCTGATCTTCGCCGCGCGCTTCTTCCACGCCCGCGCCGGCGCCACATCGGCGGTCGACGCCGCCGATTAGGGCAGGTCTCGACCCTGCGTCAGGCGTACCGAGATGGTTGACCTGCCTCCGGCTGCCCACCAGACTCGGACGTGCTCAGAGCTCGATCCGAGCTGTTTCCACTCCGACGGGCACGGAAGGAATACATATGAGCTCCATCGGCATGGCACGCACCACCCTGGCGGTCGTCGCGACCGCCGCCGCGTTGGCACTGGCCTCGACGGAGGCCGCCGCCGACCCGGCGAATCCCGGCGCCGGTTCCGATCCGGGGACGAGCGCGGGCGCGGACAGCGCGAATCCGAACACCGCACCGGGCACGCGTTCGGACAGCACACCGGGCGCCGACTCGAACATGGGCCCGGGCACGGGTGCACCCGGCGCGAGTTCGAACTCGGCGCCGGGCACGAGCTCGGACAACAACGGCACGAACTCCCGGACCGCTCCCGGCACGAACTCGGACAACAGCACGACGGGCGCCGAGTCGGGCACCCGCTCGGACAACGCCGGGTCGACTCCGGGTGCGAGCTTCGGCGCGCAGTTCCCGCTGCCGAATTTCCTGAGTCCGTTCGGCGCCACACGCTGACCCGGGCGGGCACACTCGCTCCCGGGTCGTACAAGCGCAACGGCCGCATCGGCATTGATCGCCGATGCGGCCGTTGTGTACCCGGCGTTCGTGCGCCGGGGGAAATCACTTGCCGCGGTTCATGACCCGATCCGCCGCCGCCCAGTGCGCCTCGGCCACCCAGAGCCGGGCGAAGGCCGCGACCGCCTCGGCCGGCGGCACCCCGCCGACCACGCGCTTGATCGAGGTGGCCGACTCGGTGGCCAGGGACCGGGCCAGCGCCTGCCAGCCCTCCTCGAACGACTCGCGCGGGAACACCCGGTCGATCAGCCCGAACCGCTGCGCCTCGGCCGCCTCCAGGATGGTGCCCGCGCCGGCCAGCATGAGCGCGCGCCCCCGGCCGACCAGGGCCGCGAGCCGCTCGGCGCCGCCCCATGCGGGCATGATCGCCAGCGCGGCCTGATTGAAGCCGATCTTGATGTCGTCGGCCGCGACCCGGATGTCGGCCGCGACGGCGAACTCCGCGCCGCCGCCGAGCGCGTGCCCGTTGAGCGCCGCGATCACCGGCGCCGGGAACTCCGCGATGCGGTCGCAGATCAGGCGCATCCGCCAGGCCATCTCCTCGGCGCCCGCGAGGGTCCGGATCTCGGCCAGCTGCTTGAGGTCGCCCCCGGAGACGAAGGCGCGATCCCCCGCGCCGCGCAGGACCAGTGCCCGCGCGCCGGCCGCGCCGTCGAGCGCCTTCTCCAGCTCATCCATGGTGGTCGGGGCGATGGCGTTGCGGGCCTGCGGCCGGTCGATGGTGATGACCGCCAGCCCGTTGTCCAGCTCCAACTCGACGTCCGCCATGCAGTGTCTCCCGGTCTCCGCGTTGTCGGTCGCTCACCGGCCCGGAATGCCTCTCCGGATTTGTTCCGGTGAATCAATTCTCAGAACTGGATACTGAGCTTCTACTGTGATGAGAATATTACTCTATGCGAACGATCCCCGAAGAACTGGCCGAGAAGTACGTGGCGGAGGGGTGGTGGACCTCCGACACGCTGGGTGAGCTGCTGGCCGCCGGTCTCGCGGCCACGCCGGACAACGTGTTCGAGGTGCACTCCGACACCCGGCCCTATCAGGGGACCTATCGCGACGTGGAGCTGGTGGCGCGCCGCCTGGCGGCCGGCCTGCACGCGCGCGGTGTCGGTCCCGGCGACGTGGTGGTGTTCCAGCTGCCGAACTGGATGGAGGCGGCCGCCTCGTTCTGGGCCGCGGCGCTGCTGGGCACGGTGATCGTCCCGATCGTGCACATCTACGGACGCAAGGAGGTCTCCTACATCCTGGAGACGGTGCGGCCGAAGGTGTTCCTGCGCGCGGAGAGTTTCGGCAACCGGGTCTACGACGACGACCTCGACGCCGGCGTGCCGATCGTCGGCGTGGTCGGCCGCGACTTCGACGATCTGCTCGCCGACGAGCCGATGGCCGGTGTGCTGCACA
This DNA window, taken from Nocardia sp. BMG111209, encodes the following:
- a CDS encoding sigma factor-like helix-turn-helix DNA-binding protein, producing the protein MTTVDKVPAGLLDDLRDGVSFALEELDEILAVMAAEQAEERPRDGELITARLGLDGERPETLTMIGARYDLSRDRVRQLYTRAVGQMVRRVQATGHPDVGLFARRYPVGWGDERLVRTLLGETYVTDSDIAAQDLAYLKLRLAGHALMDAKRIAGFVFQRIAGWQQRGRWHPAEPRPVEPIAGQLVPLLRRAEWPGGTAAGLPELPIRTVDAGDDARGHVFAETLGRETTFDTALEARLLRMLDESESVATFTERPIAVGYRLDDVQRLHHPTVGARLTDGRVLLIDVVPLGRLAFHGNRAKLDAARSLAHEHGWGWLVFTGSRLGVPDLLHHNVEPRREHPLRNRLARGPLDWAEFRRYREEADLDVIDVTALALRHGWRWERGPFRLASAGPGSSPP
- a CDS encoding MFS transporter, translated to MAAEYMSVSSPLRAARVANSMAFALQGFFLAVVLTELPQEKDRFHLTDTLILIAVVLISLLAAVGSVLAEHLAVRWSSRVALRIGLGLIAVTGLGAAVSPNTGVLFAALGGYGVAVGIVDASTNMQAVFIQHGYGRIVLSSFYGAWSAGSILGALFVAGCEKLHVTLGAALAAAALVVLVAGQGFGPRLLGTRQAESEPGEQGKAGILPLRAYLVFGVAMALVFAIDLAVGNWSALYLKDDLAATSATAALALAAYQGASLVTRLTGDLWVRRFGPRVVVRVSALIGAVGLAVVVAAPGPIPALIGFLIAGIGLPVIAPLCFSEVGELTGGRGLDAVIARLNLFNYAGTLVGGGVVGGLADATTRRAGFAIPLFFAVLLIFAARFFHARAGATSAVDAAD
- a CDS encoding enoyl-CoA hydratase/isomerase family protein codes for the protein MADVELELDNGLAVITIDRPQARNAIAPTTMDELEKALDGAAGARALVLRGAGDRAFVSGGDLKQLAEIRTLAGAEEMAWRMRLICDRIAEFPAPVIAALNGHALGGGAEFAVAADIRVAADDIKIGFNQAALAIMPAWGGAERLAALVGRGRALMLAGAGTILEAAEAQRFGLIDRVFPRESFEEGWQALARSLATESATSIKRVVGGVPPAEAVAAFARLWVAEAHWAAADRVMNRGK